In Rhinoderma darwinii isolate aRhiDar2 chromosome 12 unlocalized genomic scaffold, aRhiDar2.hap1 SUPER_12_unloc_4, whole genome shotgun sequence, the DNA window atagtattaaaagttaacttacccagaactccctgcttcttcctccattccggcctcccgggatgacgtttcatcccatgtgaccgctgcagccaatcacaggccaatcacaggctgcagtggacaaaggacccgtatttacgccagtaattacgggaggaaaaaaatatgctcgtgtgcatggggcctaaaacaataccccacatgtggtcataaacggctgtttggacacacggcagggcttagaagggaaagagcgccatttggcttttggagctcaaatttagcaggaatggtttgcgaaggccacgtcggatttgcaaagcccctgaggagaaaaagcagtggaaacccccacaagtgaccccattttggaaactacaccccataaggaaatgatctaggggtatagtgagcattttgacgccacaggttttttgcataaattattggaattaggtggtgaaaatgaaaatctatatgtttgcaaagaaaatgtaggtttagctaatttgttttcattcccacatgactaaaggagaaaaagcaccccaacatttgtagagcagttcctcccgagtaaaacaataccccacgtgtggtcataaacggctgtttgaacacacggcagggctcagaaaggaaagagcgccatttggagttcaaatttagctggaatggtttgcagaggccatgtcacatttgcaaagcccctgagtggccaaaacagttgaaaccccccaaaagttactccatttgggaaactacacccctcaaggaatttatctaggggtatagtgagcatttaaaaaaaaatgtgtcatttaaaaatccatggatgtgtgataaactttgaagcactcctttatgcacaggccagatatgtcggggcaggtttcacaatgataagttgtgtctcgtcttctcccccttttgtaacacactttgcaccttttttgtctccttccctttttaccagtggaggggattcctccaggaaagtgttgccctggtacaatacgtggaccatcgcttctagaagtactggggctctccccttcctggtccccaaatacaagggccttgatcagcacctcttgaaaattaaggaatgtccctgtgttttccgcatggcactgtacggcttcagtacttgatcagaaagatcaccccctcccatgtacttattgtagccgaggatgcagtctggcttgggggtcattgtggtggtaccttggacagggacaggggttctGCCGCTACCGtgcattgtggtcaacataaggacgtccctcttgtccttatacttgtccAGCAACATGTTCTCGCTATTTAGCGACCTGCTTTCTCCTtctcttaggggttgcccaatcagatttttagagaggcctctctggtttttgcgcacggtgccgcatgctgcaggacttctggtggagaggcagttaaatagtgggacgctggtatagaagttatccacgtaaagggggtaaccctggtccagcagtgggtgcaccaagtcccacactattttcccactaacccccaggacaggggggcattctgggggttctatcctggcgtccttcccttcataaaccctaaacctgtaggtgcACACTGAGCTGCTCCCGCACAGCttctacattttaattccatacctcgccctcttgcttggcaggtattggcggaaatttagtctccccttaaaatgtaaaaaggactcgtctattgctatgttcttttcgggggtgtacacttcctgaaatttggtgcagaaataatcaatcattggcctgatcttgaataggcggtcgtatgtggggtcatcacggggcgggcactgtgcattatccttataatacaaaaatgtcagaattatttcaaaacgtgcccgggtcattgccatgcggtataatggggtgctgtataaactgtccgcactccagtattgcctaatcgctggcttttttactaggcccatatgtaggacaaggccccaaaatttaataatctccgctgcctctatgggggtccacctagcaaatgatgacgtggggttttgggctaaaaattgccgggcgtataaatttgtctgggctgccattaaattaacaaaatcctcagagaaaaagagcttgaaatagtccatttctgtgaggcctacagtctctaaccgaattcctgagctccctgtgaaatccggaatgtgaggctcataattatcagggggtgggttccacagggtatcactcatttgtgggtttgcctcagctgatgtcctggggcgtctttgcgggggttcctcatcactggatgaggatgatgatgatgaggaggtcaataggaatggggcaatttcctcttctcccgcgctggctgattcagtgtcaggaccaggatggcgGATGCCTCTTCTGCTGAATAGACCCATTGAGATgaatgggacatttttattaggggggtatgtagtgcttcaacacgtgtaatactccatttatatttatagaggtggttgtgtatgttgtgcttttacacgtgtatatgacatttataggaaaacaaaaagaactataagaaaaatttaggagaaagaaattgactgtacgttcaatatagaactgtgaAAAAacttgagctacaactgtgtcgctgcgctatcaaaaatgtagtgaccGAACTTCAGTTACAAAAAAGCTGAATGTCCGTCAGTAAACAGACGCTGACGAGAAGCTGTAGATTTACTCAAACTGTATAAATAACATAGagctataacttctgctatatatttattttacaaaacggacatcagtaaacgtccgctactctaacgccctaacgctaccctgcgtaaacaaatgaccactgaggctgattattagactcagcactcagtggccccaGGGCGCAcccaaaaaaaaaggtgcagtaaaaaaaaggccacaaaataaaaaccctgCACCTATAATTGATCCGATCAGTGAtgacggtcactgatcagcgctcagcggcACAGGAAGCACACAGTAAATTGGTGCGGgtagaaaaagatgaaaaaaacgtAGCGTCAAAAAAAATGACCACAGATGCTGatgagtgatggcggtcactgatcagcactcagtggccgcaggatgcacacagggaggtgcaaaaaataaaaaaaagtcctgtgccaaatattggcggtcagtgatggtggtcactgatccaCACTCAGCGGCCACAGGACGTaacaagggaaagagggggagggggaagggtacagggataagaagtttaggaaaaaaacaagtgctgctaaaaaaaataaatcagcagcagcacagatgatgatgacgaaggttcactctgcagcaggaagcagtcagatgaagacgtcacagcaggatggcagcacagaaggcctcagattcggtaagtatggctcacagatggtcacaccagctctgctcaccgttcctaaccggaatgaggtgggcagagctggtggagggtgtttcaaacactcgccatggctgcgattggtcaatCGGTGCAGACCAACCAATCGTAGCGATCGGGGGGATGGCATCCCTGCCACCTCGTCATCGCTACATGGCAGGGACTGGTGCTGTCCTaggcagcaccaatcaccaccatatcactgtgccctgtggcacagtgattggtgaaagccgcaaacggccgcaattggccgctctgaattgaccggccaattgCAGCGATCGCCGATGAGGGGCGGTTGAGCCACCCCCCTAGCCCTCGCGTAAAGATggtctgctgttatgaacagcagccatctttactttgtaacttttattttttccactgtaaccccttcttcatttggcgtatggatacggcaatttgcgggaagtcatggctttccatgacgtatctatacggcaaatgtcgggaaggggttaaaccactagccgtgatcatataagctacagtggcatcaccacgggtatgctaaagcaccacgcctcCCAGGGTCcgtcccttagagaagcccatggatttttaattgacatatttttttaaatgctcactatacccctactatacccctagataaattccttgaggggtgtagtttcccaaatggagtcacttttggggggtttccactgttttggccactcaggggctttgcaaatgtgacatggcctctgcaaaccattccagctaaatttgaactccaaatggcgctctttcccttctgaaccctgccgtgtgtccaaacagccgtttatgaccacgtgtgcccctgaacactagactctggatattatatatataccactgaacACCAGACTCtgcatactatatgtaccactgaccaccagactatggatactatatgtaccactgaccactagactctggatactatatataccactgaccagaagactctggatactaaatgtacgactgaccaccagactctggatactatatataccactgaccaccagactctgaatACTATATTTactcactggccaccagactgtggatactatatgtaccactgaccactagactctggatactatatgtaccactgaccaccagactctggatactatatgtaccactgaccactagactctggatactatatataccactgaccacaagactctggatactaaatgtacgactgaccaccagactctggatactatatataccactgaccaccagactctgaatACTATATTTactcactggccaccagactgtggatactatatgtaccactgaccactagactctggatactatatgtaccactgaccaccagactctggatactatatgtaccactgaccactagactctggatactatatataccactgaccacaagaCTCTGGATACTGAATGTacgactgaccaccagactctggatactatatataccactgaccaccagactctgaatACTATATTTactcactggccaccagactgtggatactatatgtaccactgaccactagtctctggatattatatgtaccactgactactGGAAACCACATGTAAGTGGATAAGGGTTAGTTCACCACCACTGCATTAGGGATCGGAGGCGGCTGTATGACAATATGGACTAGTGATGAGGCCGGTCAGAGTTTGTGTTTAGTCAGTATTCACCTTAGTCGGCAGAGTCACAGGTGGAGTGAAACTcgtgggatgatgggggtgatggacGGCACATTGAGAGGCGTCATCCTCATGTTCCATTGGTGTCAGTGCTGCAGGTTTCTTCCAGCGACATAACATATATGATCCCCGTATGGTAAGTTCTTTCTTACGTTTTttcctatatgacattttatggcctgtcacataaaggtgaggtacccaccagggccgtatttaccattagatacctgcgggcaccagatcactgtagtactaccggtaatgaatcctcttcctgtgtgttttccgattttatgtaactaaagcttaatcgctgtataaatgaaaagttctacaacttcctaatctactttatgtttcttagctgagagcaggactagcgatgtacaggttcactgcatctgaatgtgagcaagagtgtcctcattcactgacagcaaacagatcttgaaaatggtgagtaattgaaacataaatgatattataaagttgtagaacttctcatgtatacaggaataaagtatttattatatgggggcatggctgtaaatatgcccccggatatgacgactccttgtatagaccagtcctattggatctctcggtgtggacgtctctgcaggggatttttcttcttcatgaatgttgatctctggtgtgaaggatctggtaacaggagcatccatgaggtgagggccctgactgtagggggcagcattgtagccgatcctccatcccacactgtgccccattcagtgtatcccgtttagataatcctccacaatctaaatagcctgtacttcagctctctcctgcactgatacattgtaacaaactctcacttatcattatataaccaataaagctgttttctggtttggaaaccccattttcaaatgccctattagggaattttggggtaatagtgtgggttcccccgttcaggaccctgattaattatccagaatggagaggggctacaaacatcatctcctgctcaggaggatcatcacatccatgtattacatgcacagcccggtgattatagaactgtgtaatactttaattcccctttagagatgctgtagggaaattaaactcttgcagcaagttcccccacagattactggacccctctagcaaaacggtattttaaaaaccggacaacccctgtaaggctctgttcacaccacatttgggctttaaatctgacatacttctgacatgtcatagtgacatagtgacacgtcagaagattggattggtgggggtccgagcactgagacccccaccaatcactagaatgaagcagctgaagcccccgtgtgagcgctcagtcgcttcgtgtttgttcggctttttccagaaataaatgtatcggtgaacggactcaatagaaagtctatgagccgatacatttttccggaaaaagctgaacagacaggaagcggctgagcgctcacacgagaccttcagctgcttcgttctagtgattggtgggggtctcagagctcggacaACATAAACTACACAGAAGTCCAATGGGAATAAAAACAAGCACAAAGATGTAGGGGGTAAAAGGAAAGTTTTATTTACAGATAAgggaaggttatattttattattaggagattattctagaagtattaagactactattattatatactgtgtatatgtatgtgtcatctatttatctattatactaaacctatctaaaggccgtgttgatccagaggaaggcgaaaaccccctgtgaggaatgagccaattgtcctcatattagggggggaaattccttcctgaccccaaatatggcgatcggcataaatcccaggatcaaaggctgaaGTGTAACGTGTAATATGGGGAAAGACTAGGGgaaaattattcattttttatattattatttttaatgaactgctgtatttatttatgtgtaaactataaattgtattaaattaagattttttttaaattattttctatatttatattatgtcacttatgtgtgttactacttattactctatcatcctaaacctatttaaggccgtgttgatcaagaggaaggcgaaaaccccctgtgaggaatgagccaattgtcctcatattaaggggggaaaattccttcctgaccccaaatatggcgatcagaataatcccaggatcaaaggctaaagtctaatctaaatgtactatgtgtctatatgcgggtgtctatacttatcatgtagtgtggtgtctatacttattatatagtggggtgatgtgagtgatgtgggtgatgtgggtgatgtgggtgcattacttacctggcctgtgctgaggtgagatcaggtataatggccgctccggccccaggactacaacatgcggctattattcctgatctccccagatggaaactaagcacaggccgctcctggggggtgtagaggatcttcaggctggagtgatgtcagatgcctgcccgggattggaggatggcaagtcaaggctctggtgcagcagcaagatggcagaggtgtggcatgaagatggtaaggagagagatgatggtctGGGCAGCCGAGGTAACATACAGCAGCAGAGACTTGAGGCGCGGGTCAGGAGGCATGAAGTTCTGGGCCCTTGTCCTGAGATCTTATTGGTTCCAGCTTGGTGACATGAAGCTGAACCCGGCCAAGGGGTGAAGGGCTTTGTTATTCTCTGGCCACTTCAGATGTTGGTTCTCCAGAACGGGCACAAATGGTGTAAATGGTGGCtgtgccctcctctcctgcagttcctcccagccgatggtggagaagaatggatgctctctgatgttcccgcacacaccgaggcgcctcttagaatttttacggaccagtctcttggtcagatgtttcacgtcaggattaagccaagttggaaatttaggcttcgcggtggtgatggctttgatagccatttgcctgacggggccgttgtaaaatggggagcgtcctgctgccatcctggacaccacaatccccaggctccaccagtcaactgcggtgccgtatttttttctaagaagcacctcgggggccatgtaatgcaacgttcccgtcactccacggatcttattggaggcggtgacgccatcttgggccaatcccaggtcgatgatacggacgtggccatctgcatccaacattatattctccggctttagatctctgcaaagaaatAAGACGAGAGAATGACAAATCCGCCCAGTGATCCAGGAGACGGGGGATGGGTCATTTCACCACCAAGCAGAATAGCCATTCAGgagtgtaggaaagctgggtgcactgtttccagcatgtaaaggagaatgaaagaagggggaagttctgcttaccggtggacgatgttgtgtccatggaggaactggaggccacatatcatctctgctgtgtagaatctgatggggagaacagagcggagtctcaatgtcatgaaatcttcctctatcaattccctaatatcatgttatgatggagtgtgtgcggtctctagcagagaggaggcgctgattatggcagcctgtattctgcattctctgtattatccttcatctgacctcccccctcatcttttcttctttccacccccctaagtctcctgattatttactcgccttacgttgccgatgttcaagcagccgcacatcctgatcaaagcctccaggctgccaccggacagatactccgtgataaaaaatgcccgctcctcagattgatgtgcggcatagaggtggcataggaacgggcagtgtctggccgctaggagtatccgccgctctctcataatttcgtccgtattgtcccgtttggtgatcatttttacggccatgtaggtgtttcggccggggactgatgccaggaccacctgaggaaaacaaatggagattcctcatgagaagaagaaggaacaggggtggacagagaggtgggtcagtcgggtagtgcccaggactctacagcagaacaaagctgagctcccagcataatgcagtgtctgctgttgggtcctgtatggagaggtcttcacgccttacccacatttgacataattatcttagttggtgggggtagtatggagcaggatcatacgctataatagcgaccgtggcatctaaacagttaaatagaggtaagctcccgctgtcacccCATCACCCCTACCCGCAGCGCGATCACAGTGTgtagatagttgtcatggcagccagggggcctaatggaGACCCCAAGGTCTGCCAACTTGGTCCTCCTACTAAGCTTAATAGGGGGAGGCTAAAAGAACAATTCAAGcgatacataaatattgcagtcaaaataaataaataaacttttttctgtTTCGTTTTGTTTAGCTcctcgaaaaatggaataaaaagttaaaaagtgattaaaagttttatgtaacccaaaatagtaccaataaacagtacagctcgccccacaaaaaagaagtcctcacaccgccccatcaacaggaaaataaaaaaaattctgggtttcagaatatggagacacaccaaattaatttctttacaaattgtttttattggataaaaagtataaaaaataaaccaatataattttggtatccccgttattgtactgacccgcagaataaaggtaacgtgtcatttttaccacttagttaacaccataaaagccaaattattaaaccaatggaggaattgctgttttttttttttttgctatttcacctaaaaaaaaacagccttttacaatgttcccagtaaatgatatggaacattgaatggagccattaaaaacgacaactcgtgcccccaaaaatcaaaatctctcatatgtcgacagaaaaatactaaaatgaaaaactaaagtaGTGGTTATGGGGGCAGGAATACTTCTGGATGTCCTATTAGGCATCCCATAGGAGAACACTACACCCATCATCCATCTAGCATAACAtggtgacaacagagaacaattgatGGAGATAAAAGGTCAACTTTAGGTTTACCACCctataaaatgaaatatttagatattctactcactttgccaaagctgcccctacccaggacctggtggatggtgaagcggctgatggtaagcctggcataggggctggatgttccagggtcttggctgctcccaggtcttggctcctcatcctccaatcctctgtccttggctcctctcctcttcttcgtcatcttcttgaatccggtgacgctgtcctcctccctcttcctcttctcctcttctcgCTTCTCTTCGTCTTCTCCATGTCCATTGGACGCCATTTTCACCAATATCGTCCTACCTGTAGACTTCAGTCCGATCGCTGCCGTCGACAGTTGAAAGTAAACGGCAGTTGGTCGTGTGCAGGTCACGTGATGTCAGAGGTCATGGAATCCTCAGGTGGCACCTGCCTGGCAGTAACCTGCTCTGCTATGTCTGATGTGGGCATCATGAGTGCCAGTCTAGTGTCCAGAGCtgtgtttcccaaccagggtttcttatggcctggtcaggggtctgcagaacacagtagcaatacatgccactcctacagtagagataaacaacggttatttgctcaggttattggcaaaacccttttcatccacaatatagaatctgggtttatatttaggggtctgtatttatttaggggtctggtctggggtctgtatttatttaggggtctggggtctgtatttatttaggggtctagtctggggtctgtatttatttaggagactggtatgtggtctccattgattaggggtctggtctggggtctgcatttatttaggggcctggtctggggtctgtatttattcaggggtctggtctggggtctgtatttatttaggggtctggtctggggtctgtatttatttaggggtctggtctgggggtctgcatttttttaggggtcttttctggggtctgtatttatttaggggtgtggtctggggactgcatttatttaggggtctagtcttgggtctgtatttaggtgtccggtctggggtctgtatttatttaggggtccgttctggggtctgtatttaggggtttggtctggggtctgtatttatttaggggtctggtcaggggtctgtaattatttagtggtctggtctgtggcctgcattgatttaggggtctggtctggggtctgtatttatttagtagtctagtctgtatttatttagggaagt includes these proteins:
- the LOC142698161 gene encoding protein kinase C delta type-like, translating into MTLRLRSVLPIRFYTAEMICGLQFLHGHNIVHRDLKPENIMLDADGHVRIIDLGLAQDGVTASNKIRGVTGTLHYMAPEVLLRKKYGTAVDWWSLGIVVSRMAAGRSPFYNGPVRQMAIKAITTAKPKFPTWLNPDVKHLTKRLVRKNSKRRLGVCGNIREHPFFSTIGWEELQERRAQPPFTPFVPVLENQHLKWPENNKALHPLAGFSFMSPSWNQ